The proteins below are encoded in one region of Cucurbita pepo subsp. pepo cultivar mu-cu-16 chromosome LG10, ASM280686v2, whole genome shotgun sequence:
- the LOC111804033 gene encoding cell wall / vacuolar inhibitor of fructosidase 2 — protein sequence MGMKNLVMLLFLYLVTPTTFVAADQTLIQKTCRSTLYYALCMSSLKSDPTSLTADTKGLAAIMASIGAANATATSAYLSSQLPTSANNNKNNSNRTKLIRQCSEKYAFAAEALRASLKDLAEETYDYAYMHVAAAADYANVCRNGFKVFPTVAYPATLRRREEGLKRICRVVLGILDLLGW from the coding sequence ATGGGTATGAAGAATTTGGTGATGTTGTTGTTCCTCTACCTCGTAACCCCAACAACGTTTGTAGCCGCCGACCAAACCCTAATCCAAAAGACGTGCAGAAGCACTCTTTACTACGCCCTCTGCATGTCCTCCCTGAAATCAGACCCCACCAGCCTCACCGCCGACACCAAGGGACTCGCCGCCATCATGGCCTCCATCGGCGCTGCCAACGCCACCGCCACTTCCGCCTACCTCTCATCTCAGCTCCCCACCTCggccaacaacaacaagaacaacagcAACAGAACAAAACTCATCCGACAATGCTCCGAAAAGTACGCATTTGCAGCTGAAGCGCTTCGGGCTTCTCTCAAAGACTTGGCCGAAGAGACTTATGATTATGCGTATATGCATGTGGCTGCGGCGGCGGATTATGCCAATGTTTGCCGGAATGGCTTCAAAGTGTTCCCGACGGTGGCTTATCCGGCGACGCTTCGTCGGCGGGAAGAAGGGCTGAAGCGTATTTGCAGAGTGGTGTTGGGGATTCTGGATCTTCTTGGCTGGTAA